The following are encoded in a window of Salinibacter ruber DSM 13855 genomic DNA:
- a CDS encoding DUF6580 family putative transport protein translates to MTSRDRLIRFAVLTGIVLLAAAARIAPHPHNVTPIAALALFGGAHFANRWVGLRVSLGALLLGDLVIGFHALVPFVYGGFAAIGVLGFGLRSERSVGRVVGATVAGSLLFFLVTNFGMWWLFDTYPPTAAGLWACYVAGLPYLANSLAGNAAYVGLLFGGVALLKRVVPALRVDPAPASA, encoded by the coding sequence ATGACGTCTCGCGATCGTCTCATCCGCTTCGCCGTTCTCACCGGCATCGTCCTGCTCGCTGCGGCCGCCCGCATCGCCCCGCACCCGCACAACGTCACGCCCATCGCCGCGCTGGCGCTCTTTGGCGGGGCGCACTTTGCGAACCGGTGGGTGGGCCTCCGCGTGTCGCTCGGGGCCCTGCTGCTGGGCGACCTCGTGATCGGCTTCCACGCGCTCGTGCCGTTTGTCTACGGCGGCTTCGCGGCCATCGGCGTGCTCGGCTTCGGGCTTCGGTCGGAGCGGAGCGTGGGGCGCGTCGTCGGGGCTACCGTGGCCGGGTCGCTGCTGTTCTTCCTGGTCACCAATTTCGGAATGTGGTGGCTGTTCGACACCTACCCGCCGACGGCCGCCGGCCTCTGGGCCTGCTACGTCGCCGGCCTCCCGTACCTCGCCAACAGCCTCGCGGGCAATGCCGCGTACGTGGGCCTCTTGTTTGGCGGAGTGGCCCTGCTGAAGCGGGTGGTGCCGGCCCTCCGGGTGGACCCGGCCCCCGCCTCGGCGTAA
- a CDS encoding YncE family protein, with the protein MRSSSSSSVLPSLPNARLRRPAVWIAFLAVAALSLTGCDLFGSNDDEGRRVTTDVVIANSGNFSAQDGSLTLYNPTASTATLKDIEVAFINSLAQHNGRLFVVDNTTSDNAGKITTFDTEQLGPVDQITNLQRSPRRIAFPEENKGYVTNLSRDLDDAPSNFVPDTSTVSVVDLEADSVTKRVDVGRSPEGIAAVARKAFVANSADGTLSVLDAGADTVNTTLSLPDCANPKSVFVDDENEVAVVCQGGGEQASEVLFLSPIEETIKDRVELGAPIGSANGSQSAYYSEGAEELYTISGSQAFGGNGTGEIFRIDTNANALDATLEIPQDDGLIGITAVGYDDVTQDLYVTRLPVGAGGFPLFSANGTALVLDRQGNEVTRFETGNSPGHITFLGDRQ; encoded by the coding sequence ATGCGTTCTTCTTCCTCGTCTTCCGTTCTCCCGTCCCTTCCGAATGCGCGGCTGCGCCGCCCCGCCGTCTGGATCGCATTCCTGGCCGTCGCTGCCCTGTCGCTCACGGGCTGCGACCTCTTTGGCTCGAATGACGACGAGGGCCGCCGCGTGACGACGGACGTGGTGATCGCCAATTCGGGCAACTTCAGTGCCCAGGACGGCTCCCTTACGCTTTACAACCCCACCGCCTCTACGGCCACCCTCAAGGACATCGAAGTGGCCTTTATCAACAGCCTGGCTCAGCACAACGGTCGTCTCTTCGTCGTCGACAATACAACCTCCGATAATGCAGGCAAGATTACGACGTTCGATACTGAGCAGCTCGGTCCAGTGGATCAGATCACAAATCTGCAGCGCTCACCGCGACGGATTGCCTTCCCCGAAGAGAATAAGGGTTATGTCACCAACCTAAGTCGCGATCTGGATGACGCTCCATCGAACTTCGTCCCTGATACGAGCACCGTATCGGTGGTGGACCTGGAAGCCGACTCGGTCACGAAACGGGTTGACGTTGGTCGGTCGCCGGAGGGAATTGCCGCGGTTGCCAGGAAGGCGTTTGTAGCCAACTCTGCGGACGGGACTCTCTCTGTCCTCGATGCGGGCGCCGACACCGTAAACACCACGCTGTCTCTCCCCGACTGCGCCAATCCGAAGAGTGTATTCGTGGACGATGAGAACGAGGTGGCGGTGGTCTGTCAGGGTGGAGGCGAACAGGCTTCCGAAGTGCTGTTCTTGAGCCCGATCGAGGAAACGATCAAAGACCGCGTGGAGCTTGGTGCCCCCATTGGTTCGGCGAACGGGTCGCAGTCAGCGTATTACTCGGAGGGGGCCGAAGAGCTGTACACCATTAGCGGGAGCCAGGCATTCGGAGGGAACGGAACGGGAGAGATCTTCCGGATCGATACCAACGCCAATGCGCTCGACGCGACCCTCGAGATCCCGCAGGACGATGGGCTGATCGGTATCACTGCGGTTGGGTACGACGACGTGACTCAGGACCTGTACGTGACCCGTCTGCCCGTTGGTGCAGGTGGGTTTCCACTTTTCAGTGCGAATGGTACGGCGCTCGTTCTGGATCGACAAGGGAACGAAGTCACACGCTTCGAGACCGGGAACTCTCCGGGACACATCACCTTCCTCGGCGACCGGCAGTAG
- a CDS encoding TonB-dependent receptor plug domain-containing protein has translation MAALVLLIASAFLLPVPGWAQAPAPVDTTRRPPVVSEPPDSSIAMSVILPEVTVEGVLDRAASIPAAAHVTTLDADAVAASGAQSVADLLSMRSGAFVKQYGSTGLATLSMRGMGGTQTQVLLDGLRVANPQTGQVDLSLLPTLLIESVEVQHGAGSARHGSGSLGGTVHLRTLRPQTDPLFRVAGGGGAYDERHVSALASGGRGAWSGLVAGRYYRTDGDFQYRNSFLVPTQTLRRNGAGARTMTLFGRGTWRGDAQRWRLSGWWTKARRGLPGPASARSGGARQWDELGRVWTEGTLPLGAGTLELSAQGQRSRLRYRNPPTQTDRTTLTTATDADAELRYPLSSLGSITAGTTVGYDHASLDGGVDRVSGATFVDATLSLAPFELQPAVRLDAIGANGEPTVVPSPRLGVRLRPFDDVGLTLRGLVGRAFRYPTFNERYYEPGGTPGLQPEDGWTTEGGVSFRLARPDALLTVEATAFATRLTDKIVWRPSYVSNGVQVWSPSNVSHVHSRGLELSVRGRQQLRSNLSLSGGSHFTHTEAENRANPDSPAYGAQLPYVPRQTWKLWGRAEWRGLSVSATGRLVGPRFYSADESRSLAPYQTVDVRAAYEWAFDAGRLALEAQVKNVLDRRYEIVRLYPMPPRHATLRLRFSFPSS, from the coding sequence ATGGCTGCACTCGTCTTGCTTATCGCTTCGGCGTTCCTGCTGCCCGTCCCCGGATGGGCCCAGGCACCCGCGCCCGTCGACACGACGCGGCGCCCCCCGGTCGTCTCGGAACCGCCGGACTCGTCCATCGCAATGTCCGTGATCCTCCCCGAGGTGACGGTGGAAGGGGTTCTGGACCGCGCCGCCTCCATCCCGGCGGCCGCCCACGTCACGACCCTCGACGCGGACGCCGTGGCCGCGAGCGGCGCGCAGTCGGTGGCCGACCTCCTGTCGATGCGCTCCGGGGCGTTTGTCAAGCAGTACGGGAGCACGGGCCTCGCCACCCTCTCGATGCGGGGCATGGGCGGCACGCAGACACAGGTCCTGCTCGACGGCCTGCGCGTTGCGAACCCGCAGACGGGCCAGGTGGACCTGTCGCTGCTTCCCACCCTGCTGATCGAGTCGGTGGAGGTGCAGCACGGAGCCGGGTCGGCCCGGCACGGCTCCGGGAGCCTGGGCGGCACCGTTCACCTTCGCACGTTGCGCCCACAGACCGATCCGCTCTTCCGCGTGGCGGGCGGCGGCGGCGCGTACGACGAGCGGCACGTGTCGGCCCTCGCGTCGGGCGGGCGGGGCGCCTGGTCCGGACTGGTGGCGGGGCGCTACTACCGCACGGACGGCGACTTTCAGTACCGCAACTCGTTTCTGGTGCCCACGCAGACGCTGCGGCGGAACGGAGCCGGCGCCCGCACGATGACCCTCTTCGGACGGGGAACGTGGCGGGGGGACGCGCAGCGGTGGCGCCTGTCCGGGTGGTGGACGAAGGCGCGGCGGGGCCTTCCGGGACCGGCTAGCGCACGCAGCGGGGGGGCTCGTCAGTGGGACGAGCTGGGGCGGGTGTGGACGGAGGGCACCCTGCCCCTCGGGGCGGGCACCCTCGAGCTCTCGGCACAGGGACAGCGCTCCCGCCTGCGCTACCGCAACCCCCCGACCCAGACCGACCGCACGACCCTCACGACGGCCACGGACGCGGACGCCGAGCTGCGCTATCCCCTCTCGTCCCTCGGGTCGATCACGGCAGGCACCACGGTCGGCTACGATCACGCCTCGCTGGACGGAGGGGTTGACCGGGTGTCCGGAGCCACGTTCGTGGACGCGACCCTCTCCCTCGCTCCGTTTGAGCTTCAGCCGGCGGTGCGGCTCGACGCCATCGGGGCGAACGGCGAGCCCACGGTCGTGCCGAGTCCTCGTCTGGGCGTCCGCCTGCGCCCGTTCGACGATGTCGGCCTTACGCTCCGCGGCCTCGTGGGACGCGCCTTCCGCTACCCTACCTTCAACGAGCGCTACTACGAGCCGGGGGGGACCCCTGGGCTTCAGCCCGAAGACGGCTGGACCACGGAGGGCGGCGTGTCCTTCCGTCTCGCGCGCCCCGACGCCCTCCTCACGGTGGAGGCCACCGCCTTTGCCACGCGCCTGACCGACAAGATTGTGTGGCGGCCCAGCTACGTGTCGAACGGCGTGCAGGTGTGGAGCCCGTCCAACGTGTCCCACGTCCACAGCCGGGGGCTGGAGCTGAGCGTGCGGGGACGGCAACAACTGCGTTCGAATTTGTCCCTGTCCGGCGGCAGCCACTTCACCCACACCGAAGCCGAAAACCGGGCAAACCCCGACTCGCCGGCCTACGGGGCGCAACTGCCCTACGTCCCCCGACAGACGTGGAAATTGTGGGGCCGTGCGGAATGGCGAGGACTGTCCGTCTCCGCGACGGGCCGGCTCGTAGGCCCTCGCTTCTACTCTGCCGACGAATCAAGGTCGCTCGCACCGTACCAGACGGTTGACGTCCGGGCCGCCTACGAGTGGGCCTTCGATGCGGGCCGACTCGCCCTGGAGGCGCAGGTCAAAAATGTGCTCGACCGCCGCTACGAAATCGTGCGGCTCTACCCCATGCCCCCCCGCCACGCCACCCTTCGACTTCGCTTTTCCTTTCCCTCTTCCTGA
- a CDS encoding sensor histidine kinase, translating to MSRAIAWHLSFIGAGLLWIAGPAWGAARPTPDDSLRLGPAASIAEVRVDANADHVPDRRGETVTVAGRVTAGRGRLAVSRPRLVAVQDRTAGIHVRLPDSLVVERGDSLRVRGVVTHAYGLTRLRGAEGRVVEAGARTPAPLPLTVNTAAGEQHEGRLARVRGRIAGKGTNRGGDYLRLQAQGTASPAQIEVFVAERHGDRFGLDRFAEGDAIEVTGVVGQYDFEAPYDEYYQIEPRGRDDLAQVGWPSTYLRAALLILAGGGLVGAIVVIGLRAAVQRRTQELEESRARFRRLAEATLEGIALHETDGTIVDANASLAQMMDTDREALIGKDITALLASAPSVHWDRAEGRTDAPVETELVHAGGTTTPVEVETRTVTTGDEPVHVCAVRDLSERKEWEDEMLRAKQEAEQAARLKSTLIHNMSHELRTPITTITGYAEVIMEEAEEPHRSFALQIRESGRRLSDTLQSVLDMAQIESGTLEVTVQEVSVPGVVRDVVDRHAQAIEDKALTAELDVPEDCVVATDRALLYRILNNLVQNAVKFTEKGRCQVWVEPVAFGVRIHVRDTGVGIDPAFRPHLFEPFKQESEGVAREYEGTGLGLALTKRLVDLLGGAIEVDSAKGEGSAFTVELPSLTEAEASAPAVAEGPMN from the coding sequence GTGTCTCGAGCCATTGCCTGGCACCTTTCGTTTATCGGAGCGGGACTTCTATGGATCGCCGGTCCGGCATGGGGGGCTGCCCGTCCGACCCCCGACGACAGCCTTCGGCTTGGACCGGCGGCGTCCATTGCCGAGGTCCGAGTGGATGCGAATGCGGACCACGTTCCGGACCGGAGGGGAGAGACCGTGACGGTGGCGGGGCGGGTCACGGCGGGGCGAGGGCGCCTGGCCGTGTCCCGGCCCCGACTGGTTGCGGTTCAGGACCGTACGGCCGGGATCCACGTGCGTCTGCCCGACAGCCTGGTCGTGGAGCGGGGCGACAGCCTTCGCGTTCGGGGAGTGGTGACGCACGCCTACGGGCTGACCCGACTGCGGGGGGCCGAGGGGCGGGTTGTGGAGGCCGGGGCCCGCACGCCGGCCCCGCTTCCACTCACCGTGAACACAGCGGCGGGGGAGCAGCACGAGGGCCGGCTCGCCCGCGTTCGAGGGCGCATCGCCGGAAAGGGGACCAACCGGGGGGGCGACTACCTGCGCCTTCAGGCCCAGGGGACCGCGTCGCCGGCGCAGATTGAAGTGTTCGTGGCGGAGCGGCACGGAGACCGGTTCGGGCTGGATCGCTTCGCAGAGGGCGACGCGATCGAGGTGACAGGGGTGGTGGGCCAATACGACTTTGAGGCGCCGTACGACGAGTACTACCAAATCGAGCCCCGAGGCCGGGACGATCTTGCCCAGGTCGGGTGGCCCTCAACCTATCTCCGAGCAGCACTCCTGATTCTTGCGGGCGGAGGGCTCGTGGGCGCGATTGTCGTGATTGGGCTTCGGGCGGCCGTCCAGCGCCGCACGCAGGAGCTGGAGGAAAGCCGGGCCCGCTTTCGTCGGCTGGCGGAGGCCACGCTTGAGGGCATCGCCCTCCACGAGACCGACGGAACGATCGTCGACGCGAATGCATCCCTGGCCCAGATGATGGACACGGACCGGGAGGCCCTGATCGGGAAGGACATCACCGCCCTCCTCGCGTCGGCCCCGTCGGTTCATTGGGACCGGGCCGAGGGGAGGACCGACGCCCCGGTCGAGACCGAACTGGTCCATGCGGGCGGCACGACGACCCCGGTCGAGGTCGAAACGCGGACCGTGACGACCGGCGACGAGCCCGTTCACGTGTGCGCCGTGCGGGACCTCTCCGAACGGAAGGAGTGGGAGGACGAGATGCTCCGTGCGAAACAGGAGGCCGAGCAGGCGGCTCGGCTCAAGTCAACCTTGATCCACAACATGAGCCACGAACTCCGCACGCCCATTACCACCATCACGGGCTACGCGGAAGTGATCATGGAGGAGGCCGAGGAGCCGCACCGGTCGTTTGCCCTTCAGATTCGGGAGAGCGGACGGCGCCTTTCGGACACGCTCCAGTCGGTGCTGGACATGGCGCAGATTGAGTCCGGCACGCTCGAGGTGACGGTGCAGGAGGTGTCGGTTCCGGGGGTGGTCCGCGACGTCGTCGACCGGCATGCGCAGGCGATCGAGGACAAGGCCCTCACCGCGGAGCTCGACGTGCCGGAGGACTGTGTCGTGGCGACGGATCGCGCGCTCCTGTACCGCATCCTCAACAACCTGGTCCAGAACGCCGTCAAGTTCACGGAGAAGGGGAGATGTCAAGTCTGGGTTGAGCCCGTCGCGTTTGGGGTTCGCATTCACGTGCGGGACACGGGTGTCGGCATCGACCCCGCGTTTCGGCCGCATCTCTTCGAGCCGTTTAAGCAGGAGTCCGAGGGGGTGGCGCGGGAGTACGAAGGGACCGGGTTGGGCCTCGCCCTCACGAAGCGCCTGGTGGACCTGCTCGGGGGCGCCATCGAGGTGGACAGCGCCAAGGGGGAGGGCAGTGCGTTCACGGTCGAACTGCCGTCGTTGACGGAGGCGGAGGCGTCCGCCCCGGCCGTCGCCGAGGGGCCGATGAACTGA
- a CDS encoding alpha/beta fold hydrolase, with protein MPSAPTAPDATRTVQTPAGPLAYTDAGSGPPVVFLHGNPTSARLYRHLLRDLARDHRCIAPDYLGFGRSAAPPGFSYRPPAHAVLVERLLCALDLSDLTLVLHDWGGPIGMAYALRHPDTVRRLVLMNTWAWPLTHRPLLQGASRLLATPAGRLAVEHGNAFARIVMPMTTGGGPQHDWITDYAAALDSRPRRHACWAFARALRTEADWLRALWTRRHRLRDCPALLCWGMADPAFGTEACLRRWQNVVSGTAVRRYPSVGHYVPEELGPALVDPVRRFLAP; from the coding sequence ATGCCTTCGGCCCCGACCGCCCCGGACGCCACGCGGACCGTTCAGACCCCGGCCGGCCCGCTCGCCTACACCGACGCGGGCAGCGGGCCGCCCGTCGTCTTCCTCCACGGCAACCCCACGAGCGCCCGCCTCTACCGCCACCTCCTCCGCGACCTGGCGCGGGACCACCGGTGCATCGCGCCCGATTATCTCGGGTTTGGCCGCTCGGCCGCCCCACCAGGCTTCTCGTACCGCCCTCCCGCACACGCCGTGCTGGTGGAGCGCCTGCTGTGCGCACTGGACCTTTCGGATCTCACCCTCGTGCTGCACGACTGGGGCGGCCCGATCGGCATGGCCTACGCCCTCCGCCACCCCGACACCGTCCGGCGCCTCGTGCTGATGAACACCTGGGCGTGGCCGCTCACGCACCGCCCACTGCTGCAGGGGGCAAGCCGACTGCTTGCCACCCCGGCGGGCCGCCTCGCCGTCGAGCACGGCAATGCGTTCGCGCGCATCGTCATGCCGATGACCACCGGCGGCGGCCCCCAACACGACTGGATTACGGACTACGCCGCCGCCCTGGACTCCCGGCCGCGCCGACACGCCTGCTGGGCCTTCGCCCGGGCCCTCCGCACCGAGGCCGACTGGCTCCGGGCCCTGTGGACGCGGCGACACCGGCTGCGGGACTGCCCGGCCCTCCTGTGCTGGGGCATGGCCGATCCGGCGTTCGGCACTGAGGCGTGCCTGCGGCGCTGGCAGAACGTCGTTTCGGGGACCGCCGTGCGCCGCTACCCCTCGGTCGGCCACTACGTGCCGGAGGAGTTGGGGCCGGCGCTCGTCGACCCTGTGCGGCGGTTTCTCGCCCCCTAG
- a CDS encoding helix-turn-helix transcriptional regulator yields the protein MTPSERWPAILLQLEPDAWTRATDLARALGVSERTVYRDVQAMVEAGVPLQGVPGKGYRLPDDYLLAPIRLTRDEAVMLVLGSAYAARNFSGRYQAAARAARHKIEDVLPPDDRERVLSLRGSVSLIPSNVFGDSTEDGLLRQARHALVEERTLLATLAGASDNGPSTRRIDPYGLVRQGSAWHLVGYGHDREHVVHLRLERIRGLDMTDATFERPASYGARSQGPAAPSQRRVRVVFADEAAAAVQVPSSVAVESREHLSDDRLLLTLNVDHVLEVMPWLLSWGRHAQVLEPRALRERMATEARAVADQYESAPTLLD from the coding sequence ATGACGCCCTCCGAACGCTGGCCCGCCATTCTGCTGCAACTAGAGCCTGACGCCTGGACGCGCGCGACCGACCTGGCCCGCGCCCTCGGCGTCAGCGAGCGAACCGTGTACCGCGACGTGCAGGCGATGGTGGAGGCCGGCGTGCCGCTGCAGGGGGTGCCAGGCAAGGGCTACCGGCTGCCGGACGACTACCTGCTCGCCCCCATCCGACTGACGCGCGACGAGGCGGTGATGCTCGTCCTGGGCAGTGCCTACGCCGCCCGCAACTTCAGCGGGCGCTACCAGGCCGCGGCCCGAGCGGCCCGGCACAAGATTGAGGACGTGCTCCCGCCCGACGACCGAGAACGTGTGCTCTCCCTGCGGGGAAGCGTGTCCCTGATCCCGTCCAACGTCTTTGGCGACTCGACCGAGGACGGCCTACTGCGACAGGCGCGCCACGCGCTGGTGGAGGAGCGGACCCTGCTGGCCACGCTGGCGGGCGCGTCCGACAATGGCCCCAGTACGCGGCGCATCGACCCGTACGGCCTGGTGCGACAGGGCAGCGCGTGGCACCTCGTGGGGTACGGCCACGACCGCGAGCATGTGGTTCACCTGCGCCTGGAGCGCATCCGCGGCCTCGACATGACGGACGCCACGTTCGAGCGCCCGGCCAGCTACGGGGCGCGCTCGCAGGGCCCGGCGGCCCCGTCCCAACGGCGCGTCCGGGTCGTCTTCGCCGACGAGGCGGCTGCGGCCGTGCAGGTCCCGTCGTCCGTCGCTGTGGAGTCCCGCGAGCATCTGTCCGACGACCGCCTGCTGCTGACCCTGAACGTCGATCACGTGCTCGAGGTGATGCCGTGGCTCCTGAGTTGGGGGCGCCACGCCCAGGTGCTGGAGCCGCGCGCGCTCCGGGAGCGGATGGCCACGGAGGCCCGCGCCGTGGCCGACCAGTACGAGTCGGCCCCCACGCTGCTCGACTAA
- a CDS encoding DUF2461 domain-containing protein, which produces MAELLSRPPFPGFRPEAFAFLRALADHNDRGWFKARKETYEAELKDPLELLLIDDARRLAETDLPLTAHPKKSRFRIYRDMRFTDDKTPYKTHVSGVFDRSGQRDENGVVYVHVEPDYCFLGAGFYQPSVSYLRPVRERIAAEPERFFELLDEMKGRGLPVHSMEDTLTGMPKGFSDYRDTPIAPYLKWKNYVVKRDYPEEALQSPDFAGEVVRMARDVRPLLTFVWAVEPSS; this is translated from the coding sequence ATGGCTGAGCTCCTATCTCGTCCCCCATTCCCGGGCTTCCGCCCCGAGGCATTCGCGTTTCTCCGCGCCCTGGCCGACCATAACGACCGCGGCTGGTTCAAGGCGCGCAAGGAGACCTACGAGGCGGAACTGAAGGATCCGCTGGAGCTGTTGCTGATCGACGACGCGCGGCGCCTCGCCGAGACGGATCTTCCGCTGACCGCCCATCCCAAGAAGTCTCGGTTCCGGATCTACCGGGACATGCGCTTCACCGACGACAAGACGCCGTACAAGACGCACGTCAGCGGCGTGTTCGACCGCTCGGGGCAGCGCGACGAGAACGGGGTCGTCTACGTGCACGTGGAGCCGGACTACTGCTTTCTGGGAGCGGGCTTTTATCAGCCGAGCGTCTCGTACCTCCGCCCCGTCCGGGAGCGCATCGCGGCGGAGCCGGAGCGGTTCTTCGAGCTGCTCGACGAGATGAAAGGCCGGGGGCTCCCCGTCCACAGCATGGAGGACACCCTCACGGGCATGCCGAAGGGCTTCAGCGACTACCGGGACACCCCGATTGCCCCGTACTTGAAGTGGAAAAACTACGTGGTCAAGCGGGACTACCCGGAGGAGGCCCTCCAGTCCCCGGACTTTGCGGGGGAGGTCGTCCGCATGGCCCGGGATGTGCGGCCGCTCCTTACGTTTGTCTGGGCGGTAGAGCCGTCGTCTTAG